From Candidatus Hadarchaeales archaeon, one genomic window encodes:
- a CDS encoding pyridoxal phosphate-dependent aminotransferase yields MKEIPPSSTLRVLSLAKKLEREGRNILHLEVGEPDFDTPEHVKRAAWEALQKGMTKYTPSEGLPELREAVAERVGAERENVLITPGAKHAIFCAMEAILDPGEEVILPSPCWTYDGIVLSVGGKPVFLETRMEEGFRVDVERLEKALTPRTKLLVLNSPSNPTGAILDEENLKAILDFARERDLWILTDEIYDRLVYEGKSTSLLSLAGSIEGIVYINGFSKTYAMTGWRLGYAVAPKELIAEMNKIQQASTSCVPGFVQMAGLEALRGPQDFVERMREEFRRRRDFMVKGLSSLGLKCLPPKGAFYLFPRLPEGWKDSTSFCEHLLQEVGIASVPGIGFGPFGEGHVRFSFACSMEVLKETLQRLGEFLQHHHISG; encoded by the coding sequence ATGAAGGAGATCCCCCCCTCGAGCACCCTCAGGGTCCTTTCACTGGCCAAAAAACTGGAGAGGGAAGGAAGAAACATCCTCCATCTGGAAGTAGGGGAACCGGACTTCGACACCCCAGAGCACGTGAAGAGGGCTGCCTGGGAGGCCCTTCAGAAGGGAATGACCAAGTACACCCCCTCGGAGGGATTGCCCGAACTCAGGGAAGCGGTGGCGGAGAGGGTGGGAGCGGAGAGGGAAAATGTGCTGATCACTCCCGGCGCCAAGCATGCCATCTTCTGTGCCATGGAGGCCATCCTGGATCCCGGGGAGGAGGTGATCCTTCCTTCCCCCTGTTGGACCTACGACGGTATCGTGTTGAGCGTGGGGGGAAAACCCGTCTTCTTGGAAACCAGGATGGAGGAGGGTTTCAGGGTGGATGTGGAGAGGCTGGAAAAGGCCCTCACCCCAAGGACCAAGCTCCTCGTCCTCAACTCCCCCTCCAACCCTACCGGGGCCATCCTCGACGAGGAGAACCTGAAGGCCATCCTCGACTTCGCTAGGGAAAGGGACCTCTGGATCCTCACCGACGAAATCTACGATCGTTTGGTCTACGAGGGAAAAAGCACGAGCCTTCTCTCCCTCGCTGGATCCATAGAGGGCATCGTTTACATCAACGGTTTCTCCAAGACCTATGCCATGACGGGATGGAGGCTGGGATACGCGGTAGCACCCAAAGAACTGATAGCGGAAATGAACAAGATCCAGCAGGCCTCCACCTCCTGCGTACCAGGTTTCGTGCAGATGGCGGGACTGGAAGCCCTGAGGGGACCCCAAGACTTCGTGGAGAGGATGAGGGAAGAATTCAGGAGGAGGAGGGATTTCATGGTGAAGGGACTTTCTTCCCTAGGTCTGAAGTGCCTTCCGCCCAAGGGCGCCTTCTACCTCTTCCCCCGTCTGCCGGAGGGATGGAAGGATTCCACGAGCTTCTGCGAGCATCTGCTCCAAGAGGTGGGAATAGCCTCCGTTCCCGGAATAGGCTTTGGACCCTTTGGGGAGGGCCATGTGAGGTTCAGCTTCGCCTGTTCGATGGAAGTGCTCAAGGAGACCCTTCAGAGGTTGGGGGAGTTCCTACAGCATCACCATATCTCAGGGTGA
- a CDS encoding magnesium transporter: MRFWRTVAETYLAVVICAFISLFSGLLAEHSLSLFYTFPFLLVMVPPINDIAGNVGTILGARLSSALHLGTIAPRQKGELYFNMKIVSVSSLLMYAVVSLVFFLYLMVAGGSGRLALVMLLSGLILTPMVVLSSTLLSLLSFAKGLDPDNITGPLITSLCDVLGMCSLLLSARLLL, from the coding sequence GTGCGCTTCTGGAGGACGGTGGCTGAAACCTACCTCGCCGTAGTCATATGTGCCTTCATCTCCCTTTTTTCCGGTCTGCTGGCAGAGCATTCCCTGAGCCTCTTCTACACCTTCCCCTTCCTCTTGGTCATGGTTCCCCCCATCAACGATATCGCGGGTAATGTGGGAACCATTTTGGGGGCCAGGCTTAGCTCAGCCCTCCATCTGGGTACCATAGCCCCTAGACAGAAGGGGGAGCTCTACTTCAACATGAAAATAGTTTCGGTTTCCAGTTTGCTGATGTATGCCGTGGTCTCCCTTGTTTTCTTCCTCTACTTGATGGTGGCAGGCGGATCCGGAAGACTTGCGCTGGTCATGCTCCTCAGCGGTCTCATCCTCACTCCCATGGTGGTCCTTTCTTCCACCCTTCTCTCCCTGCTTTCCTTCGCCAAGGGTCTGGATCCGGACAACATCACCGGTCCCCTCATCACCTCCCTCTGCGATGTGTTGGGGATGTGTAGTTTACTCCTTTCCGCCAGGCTCCTTCTTTGA
- a CDS encoding methyltransferase, with product MDKTAGILYRGVGEEILRTFYRGREFLVLPGVYEPAEDTFLLAENLRVERGERVLELGTGCGILAVLAAERGGKVVATDVSEEAIRCAWLNAWKHGVGRRVELRKGWLFEPVKKMKFDLILFNPPYLPVEEEDPRWGGGKDGRKVLDPFLSSLSSHLSERGRALFVQSSLSGMGETLEKARERGLGVRLLSSLRRFFEELWVVEVRPF from the coding sequence ATGGACAAAACCGCAGGCATCCTTTACCGTGGGGTGGGGGAAGAGATTCTGAGGACTTTTTACCGTGGAAGGGAATTCCTCGTTCTTCCCGGAGTCTACGAGCCGGCTGAGGACACCTTCCTCCTCGCCGAAAACTTGAGGGTCGAAAGGGGGGAAAGGGTGCTGGAGCTGGGAACGGGTTGCGGGATTCTAGCCGTATTGGCGGCGGAGAGAGGGGGAAAGGTAGTGGCCACGGATGTCAGCGAGGAGGCCATTAGGTGTGCTTGGCTCAATGCTTGGAAGCACGGGGTGGGAAGGAGGGTGGAACTGAGGAAGGGGTGGCTTTTCGAACCGGTGAAAAAAATGAAGTTTGATCTCATCCTCTTCAATCCACCCTATCTTCCTGTCGAAGAGGAAGATCCAAGATGGGGTGGGGGGAAAGATGGAAGGAAGGTGCTGGATCCCTTCCTCTCTTCCCTTTCCTCCCATCTTTCCGAAAGGGGAAGGGCCCTTTTCGTTCAATCCTCCCTTTCTGGGATGGGGGAAACACTCGAGAAGGCGAGGGAGCGGGGATTGGGGGTTCGTCTCCTTTCCAGTCTCAGGAGGTTCTTCGAGGAATTGTGGGTGGTGGAGGTTAGACCTTTTTAG
- a CDS encoding nucleotidyltransferase domain-containing protein gives MGKGSGGVNPAPARADRREVVYPPRRWELLAELRKRALEVMVALSKRGMEALAHGSLARGDVNEESDIDLFLPQPFPSFLVETALMEAGFLPEKRELVMATPWQLPKAHLYLDERTVVTFPLLKPKPLELEFYYFGGALERKGLEKGERVPGVDKRLMLIEPTPAGHVESPVRGREGEVAKKLGVSLEIVRERVQVLVSRKEEGHTGLFLKRELSPTENFEKVFASLVRSHSSLRLRLKS, from the coding sequence ATGGGCAAGGGAAGTGGTGGAGTAAACCCCGCTCCCGCAAGGGCCGACAGGAGGGAGGTGGTCTATCCTCCCCGCAGATGGGAGCTCCTCGCGGAGCTAAGGAAGAGGGCGCTGGAAGTGATGGTGGCCCTTTCGAAAAGGGGAATGGAGGCCCTCGCCCACGGAAGCCTCGCCAGAGGGGACGTGAACGAGGAAAGCGACATCGATCTCTTCCTTCCCCAACCCTTTCCCTCCTTTCTGGTGGAAACGGCCCTGATGGAGGCAGGTTTTCTTCCCGAAAAGAGGGAACTGGTGATGGCCACCCCTTGGCAGCTCCCCAAAGCCCACCTCTATCTGGACGAAAGAACGGTAGTCACCTTCCCCCTCCTAAAACCCAAACCCCTCGAGCTGGAGTTCTACTACTTCGGCGGAGCTCTCGAGAGGAAAGGACTGGAGAAAGGGGAGAGGGTCCCAGGAGTGGACAAGAGGCTCATGCTCATCGAACCCACCCCTGCAGGACATGTGGAGAGTCCCGTGAGGGGAAGGGAGGGGGAAGTGGCCAAAAAACTGGGTGTGAGCCTGGAAATCGTGAGGGAAAGGGTGCAGGTCCTCGTTTCCAGAAAGGAGGAAGGCCACACGGGTCTCTTCCTCAAGAGGGAACTCTCACCCACCGAGAACTTCGAGAAGGTCTTCGCCTCCCTAGTCCGCTCCCATTCCTCCCTAAGACTGAGGCTCAAATCCTAG
- a CDS encoding helicase C-terminal domain-containing protein has translation MDSSLQPRPLREYPELLSIFPYREIREPQLELMVAVRRAVERSVPLVVEGPTGMGKTVALLCGLLSSPELRGVKIVYCSRTHGQLDRVVEELRMLSSRLNVPGLSLRGRREMCLHPLLRRFTSGAGEASHLCTVLRKEGRCEFFREWEERGEELLPEFLGEQVKAGELLRRCREEGLCPYEISKHLMPSMRVVACSYLYLLDPSIRPPFLRSLGAGLPELAVVFDEAHNLPELAVELASDRLTLNSILQAKREARELEDGEAEEICSRMEEAMGELSRGLGEGEERILEEGELEERMEKKVGGWEGAGELLLEVGERMLLLKLREGKAPRSYLRGMGKFLLQLGMTRKRRDFMRIVSVGEGGVPVLEVQALDPRYLTSPVLEGVKVAICTSGTLSPLEAYADVVGLPHSLKLRCSSPFPPENVLALVVRGLTTREQNRGPEMYGRMVKAIVQVEGATPGNVGVFTASYEVLEGLLEAGLREALSKPLIVEERECSSEENERKIREFKAYAEKGGAVLLGVMGGRNAEGGDYPGHQMDSVVAVGIPYAPPSQRLERTIGYWEEQFPGLGRRYGYYLPAHRRLAQAAGRAHRLLSDRAAIIFLDERVFSPFVRGSLPGWMAERLRRVGEGELRKRLEEFFREN, from the coding sequence ATGGATTCTAGCCTACAACCTCGCCCTCTGAGGGAATATCCCGAACTGCTTTCGATCTTTCCCTACCGGGAAATCAGGGAGCCCCAGCTGGAATTGATGGTGGCTGTGAGGAGGGCCGTGGAGAGGTCCGTTCCCCTCGTGGTGGAAGGTCCCACGGGTATGGGAAAGACGGTGGCTCTCCTGTGCGGACTCCTCTCCTCTCCAGAGCTGAGGGGGGTAAAGATAGTGTACTGCTCTAGGACCCACGGCCAGCTGGACAGAGTGGTGGAGGAGCTCAGAATGCTCTCTTCCCGTCTCAACGTACCCGGTCTTTCCCTTAGGGGAAGGAGGGAGATGTGTCTCCATCCCCTCCTCAGGAGGTTCACTTCCGGGGCGGGTGAAGCCTCACACCTCTGCACGGTGCTTAGGAAGGAAGGAAGGTGCGAATTCTTCAGGGAATGGGAGGAAAGGGGGGAAGAGCTGCTTCCAGAATTCTTGGGAGAACAGGTCAAGGCAGGGGAGTTACTGCGAAGATGCAGGGAAGAGGGCCTTTGTCCCTATGAGATCTCCAAGCATTTGATGCCGAGCATGAGGGTGGTGGCATGTAGCTATCTCTATTTGCTCGATCCTTCCATCCGTCCCCCCTTCCTGAGGTCCCTGGGTGCGGGCCTCCCAGAACTTGCGGTTGTTTTCGACGAGGCCCATAACCTTCCGGAGTTGGCAGTGGAACTGGCGAGCGATAGGCTGACCTTGAACTCCATTCTCCAAGCGAAGAGGGAAGCTAGGGAGCTGGAGGATGGAGAAGCGGAGGAAATCTGTTCGAGGATGGAAGAGGCGATGGGGGAACTCTCCCGTGGTCTGGGGGAGGGGGAGGAAAGGATCTTGGAGGAGGGGGAGCTCGAGGAAAGGATGGAGAAAAAAGTGGGGGGATGGGAGGGGGCGGGTGAACTCCTCTTGGAAGTGGGTGAAAGAATGCTGCTTCTCAAGTTGAGGGAAGGAAAGGCTCCCCGCTCATACTTGAGGGGAATGGGGAAGTTTCTCCTCCAGTTGGGGATGACGAGGAAGAGGAGGGATTTCATGAGGATCGTTTCGGTGGGGGAAGGTGGGGTACCCGTGCTCGAGGTACAGGCACTCGATCCCAGGTATCTCACTTCCCCCGTCTTGGAAGGGGTGAAGGTGGCGATCTGTACTTCCGGGACCCTCTCCCCGTTGGAGGCCTATGCGGATGTGGTGGGTCTTCCCCACTCCCTAAAGCTCAGGTGCTCCTCACCCTTCCCACCCGAGAACGTGCTTGCCCTCGTGGTGAGGGGGTTAACGACCAGAGAACAAAACAGGGGTCCGGAGATGTATGGTAGAATGGTGAAGGCCATCGTGCAGGTGGAAGGGGCCACGCCGGGAAACGTGGGTGTTTTCACGGCCAGCTATGAGGTTCTGGAAGGACTTTTGGAAGCGGGCTTGAGGGAAGCCCTCTCCAAGCCCCTCATCGTGGAAGAAAGGGAGTGCTCTTCTGAGGAAAACGAGAGGAAGATCAGGGAGTTCAAGGCATACGCGGAGAAAGGGGGTGCAGTCCTCTTGGGGGTGATGGGTGGCAGGAACGCGGAAGGTGGAGATTATCCAGGCCACCAAATGGACTCCGTGGTGGCGGTGGGGATACCCTATGCCCCTCCAAGCCAAAGGTTGGAGAGGACGATCGGATACTGGGAGGAGCAGTTCCCCGGATTGGGGAGAAGGTATGGGTATTATCTCCCGGCCCACAGGCGTTTGGCCCAAGCGGCGGGAAGGGCCCACAGGCTCCTTTCCGATCGAGCCGCCATCATCTTCCTGGATGAAAGGGTCTTCTCCCCCTTCGTGAGGGGAAGTCTGCCAGGTTGGATGGCGGAGAGGTTGAGGAGGGTGGGGGAGGGAGAATTACGGAAGAGACTGGAAGAGTTCTTCCGGGAAAACTGA
- a CDS encoding CPBP family intramembrane glutamic endopeptidase: MILVALLAIILPGRSFRIYGFLPRNQRITLKWSSGFIAVFILPATFSIVVSTALGVAKPAGLSPLGIILNLIFNMVLIGLVEEAYFRGYVQSRLNEAFERRWRRLIFRAWKVDYGMGLLLTSTIFASMHLVNYWNPIASRWEPTWWMPIHILGCFAFGCLAGALREASDIYVSASLHGGIMTSYTFLSIYTSEWILNITLFISWFIFFYLLAIFLQESEESKNPSGLDLRRKKKGKRNGD; encoded by the coding sequence ATGATACTTGTAGCCCTACTCGCCATCATCTTACCTGGGAGGAGTTTTAGGATTTACGGCTTCCTGCCCAGAAACCAGCGCATCACATTGAAGTGGAGCTCAGGATTTATAGCCGTCTTCATTCTTCCCGCGACGTTCTCAATTGTGGTATCGACCGCTCTGGGCGTGGCCAAGCCTGCCGGGCTTTCGCCGCTCGGCATAATTTTAAACTTGATCTTCAACATGGTCCTCATCGGGCTTGTTGAGGAGGCTTATTTTAGGGGTTATGTGCAGTCCAGGCTCAATGAGGCCTTTGAGAGACGCTGGCGGAGGCTCATCTTTAGGGCTTGGAAAGTCGATTATGGAATGGGTTTACTTTTAACCTCCACAATCTTCGCCTCGATGCACTTGGTCAATTACTGGAACCCGATTGCATCGAGGTGGGAGCCCACCTGGTGGATGCCCATACACATCCTAGGGTGCTTCGCCTTCGGATGCCTGGCCGGGGCTCTGAGGGAGGCATCAGACATTTATGTTTCGGCTTCACTGCACGGAGGCATAATGACCTCCTACACGTTTCTATCCATTTATACAAGCGAATGGATCCTGAACATCACCCTATTCATCAGCTGGTTCATCTTCTTCTACCTTCTGGCTATCTTCCTCCAAGAATCCGAGGAATCCAAAAATCCAAGTGGCCTGGATTTGAGAAGAAAGAAAAAAGGAAAAAGAAATGGGGATTAG
- a CDS encoding magnesium transporter, with protein sequence MEKTTKTLLFQILSVLTFCAVADFSAGSVLEGMKEKFYVIPGLLTIVPPLVGLRGNIGCALGSRLGTALHLGTLRPKFSRDWELVGNAFAAIFLSIVGSLTVVTVSLVVRGLVGLPSLFGDLVVIALLSGILAGIPITFLTILVAFLSFRRRWDPDNVTGPVMTTLGDIVTMLSIYLVVLWWG encoded by the coding sequence ATGGAAAAGACCACGAAAACCCTTTTGTTTCAGATCCTTTCGGTGCTCACCTTTTGCGCCGTGGCCGATTTCAGCGCCGGTTCGGTCTTGGAGGGAATGAAGGAAAAGTTCTATGTTATTCCTGGCCTCCTAACGATAGTTCCCCCTTTGGTAGGCCTGAGGGGAAACATAGGCTGTGCACTCGGGTCCAGACTGGGAACGGCCTTACATCTGGGAACCCTCAGGCCCAAGTTTTCTAGGGATTGGGAGCTGGTGGGCAATGCCTTTGCAGCCATTTTCTTGAGCATCGTGGGTTCCCTGACCGTGGTGACGGTGTCCCTGGTGGTAAGGGGTCTCGTGGGGCTTCCCTCCCTTTTTGGGGATTTGGTGGTCATAGCCCTCCTTTCCGGGATCCTGGCCGGTATCCCTATCACCTTCCTGACCATCCTCGTCGCCTTTCTTTCCTTCAGGAGGAGGTGGGATCCAGACAACGTCACGGGGCCCGTGATGACCACGCTGGGCGATATCGTTACCATGCTCAGCATCTACCTGGTGGTCCTCTGGTGGGGGTGA
- a CDS encoding ERCC4 domain-containing protein, with product MDGGEVEEGGGGRITEETGRVLPGKLKILADPQEMGGELERELRKRGVEVEVVRLEVGDFVVSDRVVVERKSTRDFLRSILDGRLMDQAERMREKFEKPVLVVEGKEDPEELGKLHPHAVQGAILHLVMELGIPVLRTVDSSQTASLLWLLARREREEGRRPPPLRRKRGDLPLPLQQRFVVEGLPGVSSVLAERLLQHFGSVEAVMRASEEELMRVKGIGRVKARRIRELLTLRYGDAVGTPPTSEGSP from the coding sequence TTGGATGGCGGAGAGGTTGAGGAGGGTGGGGGAGGGAGAATTACGGAAGAGACTGGAAGAGTTCTTCCGGGAAAACTGAAGATCCTCGCCGATCCCCAGGAAATGGGGGGGGAGCTGGAAAGGGAGCTGAGGAAGAGGGGGGTGGAGGTGGAAGTGGTGAGGCTTGAAGTTGGAGATTTCGTGGTGAGCGACAGGGTGGTCGTGGAGAGGAAGAGCACGAGGGATTTCCTGAGGTCCATCTTGGATGGGAGACTCATGGACCAGGCGGAGAGGATGAGGGAGAAGTTCGAAAAACCGGTGCTGGTGGTGGAGGGAAAGGAGGACCCTGAGGAGTTGGGGAAGCTTCATCCGCACGCGGTACAGGGCGCGATCCTCCACCTCGTGATGGAATTGGGAATACCCGTCCTCAGGACCGTGGATAGTTCCCAAACGGCTTCCCTCCTCTGGCTTCTCGCTAGGAGGGAAAGGGAAGAGGGGAGGAGACCACCTCCCTTGAGGAGGAAGAGGGGGGATCTCCCCCTCCCCCTCCAACAGAGGTTCGTGGTGGAAGGACTCCCAGGAGTCTCCTCCGTTTTGGCCGAGAGGTTGCTCCAGCATTTCGGGAGTGTGGAGGCCGTGATGAGGGCTTCCGAAGAGGAACTGATGAGGGTAAAGGGGATAGGGAGGGTAAAGGCTAGGAGGATAAGGGAGCTCCTCACCCTGAGATATGGTGATGCTGTAGGAACTCCCCCAACCTCTGAAGGGTCTCCTTGA
- a CDS encoding ABC transporter substrate-binding protein, protein MKTSTVGLVAVLAVLLLLLGYLGYSRETRTLVSPENVLTVIDDSGKLVRLPQPVRRIVVLQSDAGEILCALGAENLVVGVSPTTKQKMAPKFDNLPEVGSSSSPNYEAILGLQPEVVITYSGKVGSEEELKKRLEPLGIKILCVDAYKLELIPRDIRLLGLVLRKENEAEKYAGFFENLLKLIENRVSGLENKVRVYVEGHKDYQTASYGTMAHGIVTAAGGLNLAAGEPVSYPIVSPEWVLQKNPDVILKNAGKSALPGGGRALTNPEPLKRVWETLVSRPGWGELKAVKENRVYVIAWDLWGGGSQIVTICYAAKFFYPQLFGDLDPSSIHRELVNFWGLESGGIYTYP, encoded by the coding sequence ATGAAAACTAGCACCGTTGGTTTGGTAGCCGTCCTCGCGGTCCTCCTTCTCCTCCTCGGCTACTTAGGCTATTCGAGGGAAACCAGAACCCTCGTAAGTCCAGAAAACGTTCTGACCGTAATAGATGACTCGGGAAAACTCGTTAGGCTTCCCCAGCCCGTACGGAGGATAGTCGTCCTGCAGAGCGATGCGGGGGAAATCCTCTGTGCCTTGGGTGCTGAAAACCTGGTGGTCGGAGTAAGCCCCACCACCAAACAAAAGATGGCGCCCAAGTTCGACAACCTTCCAGAAGTGGGGAGCAGTTCCTCCCCCAACTACGAAGCGATCTTGGGACTCCAACCAGAAGTGGTGATCACTTACAGTGGAAAGGTGGGTTCGGAGGAGGAACTCAAGAAGAGGCTGGAACCCCTAGGTATCAAGATCCTCTGTGTGGATGCCTACAAGCTGGAACTCATCCCCAGGGACATAAGACTTTTGGGACTCGTGCTGCGGAAGGAGAACGAGGCGGAGAAGTATGCTGGCTTCTTCGAAAATCTCCTGAAGCTCATAGAAAATAGGGTTTCTGGTCTGGAAAACAAAGTACGTGTGTACGTCGAAGGACACAAGGACTACCAAACGGCTTCCTACGGTACCATGGCCCATGGCATCGTGACGGCCGCGGGTGGTCTTAACCTGGCAGCAGGGGAACCCGTTTCCTACCCGATAGTATCCCCGGAATGGGTACTGCAGAAAAACCCTGACGTGATCCTCAAAAACGCCGGGAAGAGCGCTTTACCGGGAGGGGGAAGGGCCCTGACCAACCCGGAACCCCTGAAAAGAGTCTGGGAGACACTCGTTAGCAGACCCGGATGGGGAGAACTAAAAGCCGTGAAAGAAAACAGGGTCTACGTGATAGCCTGGGATCTCTGGGGAGGAGGCTCCCAGATAGTGACCATTTGCTATGCCGCCAAATTCTTCTATCCCCAGCTCTTCGGCGATCTCGATCCGTCTTCCATCCATAGGGAACTCGTGAACTTCTGGGGGCTGGAGAGTGGAGGGATATACACCTACCCCTGA
- the lysS gene encoding lysine--tRNA ligase, which produces MHWIDEVAEELLARGKKHLVASGISISGHIHIGHSNDVFIADGVRRAIEERGGEVEAIWYADDFDPLRRVPWPLPPSYQRYLGMPYANLPSPERGFEDFVDYFTRDFLASFKDFGLKLKVMRGSEVYRSGEMAPLIRLSLEKAGEIREILNKYRDKPLPEDWLPYDPLCENCGRISTTRAYGWSGDYVKYVCEGCDYVGGCGHEGKADYTKGEGKLTWRVEWPARWKLLGVTCEPFGKDHAVRGGSYETGKEIVEKVFGGKAPYPIPYEWVSLSGKRMSSSKGVVFTLSQWLSIAEPELLRYFIFRSKAMKSKSFDPGLPLLDLYDEYDRVEELYFSKAEEGKRERQLSRIYELSQVERIPTTKPQRVPFRFAVVLSQVVGGREERGLEIMQRKGFLVQPTEEDIQRALGRLRRARRWVEEYAPDWMRFKVLEVLPEEVKGRLTEGQRKGLSKLASDLREREYDPVALHNRVYEVAKEVGADPPELFKAIYLVFIGREEGPRVGNFLSAMEREFVISRLEEASRI; this is translated from the coding sequence ATGCACTGGATAGACGAAGTAGCGGAGGAGCTGCTCGCTAGGGGAAAGAAGCATCTGGTAGCGAGTGGGATCTCCATTTCGGGGCACATCCACATCGGGCATTCCAACGACGTCTTCATCGCCGATGGGGTGAGGAGGGCAATAGAGGAGAGGGGAGGGGAGGTGGAGGCCATCTGGTATGCGGATGATTTCGATCCCCTGAGGCGTGTCCCCTGGCCCCTCCCTCCTTCCTACCAGCGCTACCTTGGAATGCCCTACGCCAACCTTCCCTCACCGGAGAGAGGTTTCGAGGACTTCGTGGACTACTTCACACGGGATTTTCTGGCTTCCTTCAAGGATTTCGGTCTCAAGCTGAAGGTGATGAGGGGGAGTGAGGTCTACAGGAGCGGGGAGATGGCCCCCCTCATAAGGCTCTCCCTGGAAAAGGCCGGGGAAATAAGGGAAATCCTCAACAAGTACAGGGACAAACCCCTCCCCGAAGATTGGTTGCCTTACGATCCCCTTTGCGAAAATTGTGGCAGGATCTCCACCACCAGGGCTTACGGGTGGTCGGGAGATTACGTGAAGTACGTGTGTGAAGGGTGCGACTACGTCGGGGGATGCGGGCACGAGGGAAAGGCGGATTACACGAAGGGGGAAGGAAAACTCACTTGGAGGGTGGAATGGCCTGCCCGATGGAAGCTCCTGGGAGTGACCTGTGAACCCTTTGGAAAGGACCATGCGGTAAGGGGCGGGAGTTACGAAACGGGAAAGGAGATCGTGGAGAAGGTCTTTGGGGGGAAGGCCCCTTATCCCATCCCCTATGAATGGGTGAGCCTCTCGGGAAAACGCATGTCTTCCTCCAAGGGGGTGGTCTTTACCCTTTCCCAATGGCTTTCCATAGCGGAGCCCGAGCTCCTCAGGTACTTCATCTTCAGGAGCAAGGCCATGAAGAGCAAATCCTTCGATCCGGGACTCCCCCTCCTCGACCTCTACGACGAGTACGATAGGGTGGAGGAGCTCTACTTCTCCAAGGCAGAGGAGGGTAAGAGGGAAAGGCAGCTTTCCAGAATTTACGAGCTTTCCCAAGTGGAAAGGATACCGACCACCAAGCCCCAGAGAGTTCCCTTCAGGTTTGCGGTCGTGCTGAGCCAAGTGGTGGGTGGAAGGGAGGAGAGGGGATTGGAGATCATGCAGAGGAAAGGGTTCCTCGTTCAGCCCACGGAAGAAGACATACAGAGGGCTCTGGGAAGGCTCAGGAGGGCTAGGAGGTGGGTGGAGGAATACGCTCCGGACTGGATGAGGTTCAAAGTGCTGGAGGTCCTTCCGGAGGAAGTGAAGGGAAGGTTGACGGAGGGTCAGAGGAAGGGTCTTTCCAAGTTGGCCTCAGACTTGAGGGAAAGGGAATACGATCCCGTGGCCCTCCACAACAGGGTCTATGAAGTGGCCAAGGAGGTGGGGGCGGATCCCCCAGAGCTTTTCAAGGCCATCTATTTGGTGTTCATAGGGAGGGAGGAAGGACCCAGGGTGGGGAACTTCCTCTCCGCCATGGAAAGGGAGTTCGTCATTTCCAGATTGGAAGAGGCTTCTAGGATTTGA
- a CDS encoding iron ABC transporter permease, giving the protein MGIEKVYLRYTRSKLLVIFILSLLLFFLFLLALSVGAVNLSPGRVWRAFFSRIFPLSSDHLSEVIVWELRLPRILLALSAGAGLALAGAVCQGLLRNPLASPYTLGVSSAAGFGASLGLVLGLGVWGGEYLVVINAFLFALLSTFLVWGLSIKKGMSSESIILAGIAVMYLFSSLTSILQYMAEPRALQGVVFWLMGGLYHATWERFFPVFFITLFCFPPLLRYSWDLNALAMGDETAKGLGVNVGRVRGVGLVLFSLLTAGIVSFTGTIGFIGLVSPHLARMLVGGDHRFVLPCSCLMGALLLLASDTLARSLIAPTEIPVGAVTSLLGIPFFLHLLMKKRKEFWS; this is encoded by the coding sequence ATGGGAATAGAAAAAGTCTACCTCCGCTATACCCGTAGCAAACTTCTGGTAATCTTCATCCTTTCCCTCCTCCTCTTCTTCCTTTTCCTCCTAGCACTCTCCGTTGGAGCGGTGAACCTGAGTCCGGGAAGGGTTTGGCGTGCCTTCTTCTCCAGGATCTTCCCCCTCTCCTCCGATCACCTCTCCGAAGTCATCGTCTGGGAGTTAAGGCTTCCCAGGATCCTCCTAGCCCTTTCCGCTGGAGCTGGCTTGGCCCTAGCCGGAGCCGTTTGTCAAGGTTTGCTGCGCAACCCACTCGCAAGTCCCTACACCCTCGGTGTTTCCTCGGCTGCTGGTTTCGGGGCCTCTCTCGGTCTGGTGTTGGGCCTTGGTGTTTGGGGTGGAGAATATCTGGTGGTGATCAACGCCTTCCTCTTCGCCCTCCTCTCCACCTTCTTGGTATGGGGTCTGAGCATCAAAAAGGGAATGAGCTCGGAAAGCATCATCCTCGCCGGAATCGCCGTGATGTACCTCTTCTCCTCCCTTACCTCGATCCTGCAGTACATGGCTGAACCCAGGGCCCTACAAGGAGTGGTTTTCTGGCTGATGGGCGGTCTGTACCATGCCACCTGGGAAAGGTTCTTCCCCGTTTTCTTCATCACCCTTTTCTGTTTTCCACCCCTTCTGAGGTATTCTTGGGATTTGAATGCCCTTGCCATGGGAGACGAAACGGCGAAAGGGTTGGGGGTAAACGTGGGAAGGGTGAGGGGAGTGGGATTGGTCCTCTTCTCCCTCCTCACGGCGGGTATCGTATCCTTCACGGGTACGATAGGATTCATAGGTCTAGTTTCGCCCCACCTGGCCCGCATGCTCGTGGGGGGCGATCACAGGTTCGTCCTTCCCTGTTCCTGCCTGATGGGCGCCCTCCTCCTCCTAGCCTCCGATACCTTGGCCAGAAGCCTCATCGCCCCCACCGAAATCCCGGTGGGTGCGGTGACTTCCCTTCTGGGCATACCCTTCTTCCTGCACCTCCTCATGAAGAAAAGGAAGGAGTTCTGGTCATGA